CGAACGGCCGAGGCGATGCGCCGTACAGGCTGCTCCCCATGTACAAACAGTCGGTGAGTATCGCGCGGCAGCGCATAAGCATGCTCGCCAGCTTCGTCGAAGTGTGGCTCGCGAAGGAAGGGCACGACGGTCCCGTCGGAATCAATCTGTTGACGAGAGTGCAGATGCCGAACCTCGCGTTGTTGTACGGCGCGATGCTCGCCGGTGTGGACGTCGTGATCATGGGTGCGGGAATTCCGCGAGAGATTCCCGGTGTGCTCGACGCGTTGGCCGAGCATCACCCGGCAAAGCTCAAGCTCGACGTCGATGGACTCTCGCCGAGCGAGACGGAGTGGTTGACGTTCGACCCGCGGCAGCACTGGTCGGAGATTCCCGCTGATTTGCGACGGCCACAATTTCTGGCCGTCGTCTCCGCGCACTCGCTCGCGGTCTCGCTCGCGCGAAAATCGAGCGGACGCGTTGATGGCTTCATCGTCGAACGACCGACCGCGGGAGGCCACAACGCGCCGCCACGCGGCGACGTGCGCGTGAACGAACGCGGTGAGCCGATCTACGGCGAGCGCGACGAGGTCGACCTCGAAAAAATGCGTGAGCTCGGGTTGCCATTCTGGCTCGCCGGCGGTACGGGTTCACCGAAGGGATTGGATGCGGCGCTCGCGGCGGGAGCGACGGGAATTCAAGTCGGGACGTTGTTCGCATACTCTGAAGAATCCGGGGTGACGCCGGAGCTCAAGCGTCGCGTGCTCGATGGCGTGCGCGCCAACGCCGTCCGCGTCGTCACCGATCCGCGCGCATCGCCGACGGGATATCCATTCAAGGTCGTGGAAGTCGACGGTGCGGCGTTCCAGGATGAAACGCGCCGACGCGTCTGCGATCTGGGGTATTTGCGCACCGGGTATCGGCTTCCATCCGGGAAGCTCGGCTACCGTTGTCCCGCCGAGCCGGTCGCCGACTATCTCGCAAAGGGAGGCGATCTTGCCGACACGGCGGGCCGCCGATGTCTGTGCAACGGCCTCACCGCCAATGTCGGGAAACCGCAGCAGCGTGAGAGCGAGGGCGAAGAGCGCCCACTCCTGACGAGCGGTGACGACCTCATGTCGCTCGGTGAATTTCTGGGACAGAGAACACGCTACGGCGCTGAGGACGTCCTGCACTATCTGCTCGGCACGCCGGCGGCTCGTCCGGCGTAGCTCATGTGATCCGACATTGGCCCAACGTCCAATGTCCCCTCTCTCCGTTCGGTGGCACATCACGTCGTGCCCGCCAGTGAACGTCTGTCGCACCCGTTCGGGGGAGATTCATGTCGCGTCGCGCCCGCCT
The nucleotide sequence above comes from Gemmatimonadaceae bacterium. Encoded proteins:
- a CDS encoding nitronate monooxygenase, giving the protein MADSRQLIRVGRTPDSGVAMHVAIIHDMHTSPASPVVRKSGHPVIIQGGMGIGVSNWVLARTVSRLGQLGVVSGTAVDTLLVRRLQDGDAGGHMRRAIEQFPIASIAELVLSRYFLANGRGDAPYRLLPMYKQSVSIARQRISMLASFVEVWLAKEGHDGPVGINLLTRVQMPNLALLYGAMLAGVDVVIMGAGIPREIPGVLDALAEHHPAKLKLDVDGLSPSETEWLTFDPRQHWSEIPADLRRPQFLAVVSAHSLAVSLARKSSGRVDGFIVERPTAGGHNAPPRGDVRVNERGEPIYGERDEVDLEKMRELGLPFWLAGGTGSPKGLDAALAAGATGIQVGTLFAYSEESGVTPELKRRVLDGVRANAVRVVTDPRASPTGYPFKVVEVDGAAFQDETRRRVCDLGYLRTGYRLPSGKLGYRCPAEPVADYLAKGGDLADTAGRRCLCNGLTANVGKPQQRESEGEERPLLTSGDDLMSLGEFLGQRTRYGAEDVLHYLLGTPAARPA